In one Vibrio sp. VB16 genomic region, the following are encoded:
- a CDS encoding DUF3316 domain-containing protein, producing MKKLTVLAATLLVSATAFAGTQTVYSEANLSTAGFASKAAAYEAGFDYVDALETANHSELRFKLAPIGENTVSNLTLDGTAVTIEEFSEARGEISYRAIVNVDYHFDARDSNND from the coding sequence ATGAAAAAATTAACAGTTCTAGCCGCAACTCTCCTTGTTAGCGCAACCGCCTTTGCCGGCACTCAAACGGTTTATAGCGAAGCAAACCTGTCAACAGCCGGTTTCGCTTCAAAAGCTGCCGCGTATGAAGCAGGTTTTGATTACGTTGATGCATTGGAAACGGCTAACCATTCTGAATTACGTTTCAAATTAGCTCCCATCGGAGAAAATACAGTCTCTAACCTTACGCTGGATGGCACCGCTGTGACAATTGAAGAGTTCTCTGAAGCTCGCGGTGAAATCTCTTACCGCGCTATCGTCAATGTTGATTATCATTTCGACGCCCGCGATAGCAACAACGACTAA
- the ompV gene encoding outer membrane protein OmpV, producing MKQLTILISTLVAATAVHAAGDTYIRNGNIYTKENSWIAELGAAGASDLFKDQKHNATLLGNFGYQGEDFNATLQSINYRFLGNSGDMFNMSGYIGTSGLAYDQDTSSFLKGMDKRKASLDLGINADFALSQGTISTYFQQDVTDTYDGYLAGVTYFLPMSVGRIDLVPFAGLTYQSEDYVDYYFGVKNKEATQTRKAYKGSADISYNLGYKLIMPISDRWELTQTTAYTHLGDKISDSPIVDSANQWVVGATAAYRF from the coding sequence ATGAAACAACTGACCATTCTTATCTCTACTCTTGTTGCCGCTACCGCAGTACATGCGGCAGGTGATACATACATTCGAAACGGTAACATCTATACCAAAGAGAACAGCTGGATTGCTGAATTAGGTGCCGCGGGTGCAAGTGATTTGTTTAAGGATCAAAAACACAACGCTACCCTACTGGGCAATTTTGGTTATCAGGGTGAAGACTTCAATGCGACACTGCAAAGCATTAACTACCGTTTCCTTGGTAACTCTGGTGATATGTTCAACATGAGTGGCTACATAGGCACATCTGGTCTGGCATACGACCAAGATACATCAAGTTTTTTGAAAGGAATGGACAAACGTAAAGCCAGTTTGGACCTAGGTATCAATGCTGACTTTGCGCTATCTCAAGGTACAATTTCTACGTACTTCCAACAAGACGTGACAGACACGTACGATGGCTACTTGGCAGGTGTGACATATTTCCTTCCAATGAGTGTTGGACGCATAGATCTGGTTCCATTTGCAGGTTTGACATACCAGAGTGAAGATTACGTGGATTACTACTTCGGTGTAAAAAATAAAGAAGCGACTCAAACACGGAAGGCCTACAAAGGTAGCGCGGATATCTCTTACAACCTTGGTTACAAACTAATTATGCCAATCAGTGATAGATGGGAACTAACGCAAACAACGGCTTACACTCATCTTGGTGACAAAATATCCGACTCGCCAATTGTAGACAGTGCCAATCAGTGGGTAGTTGGTGCAACGGCCGCATATCGTTTCTGA
- a CDS encoding response regulator translates to MTPFHSLFIIEDDVKLRSMLEEYFVKQDFEVTAFEDGTNAIDAIVEHQPDILLLDLMLPGMDGLTICRQIRAKYSGKVLMLTASDDDFDHVAALEIGADDFVNKPIKPRVLLARIRMLLRRNPTVGQTAKVTSKSTNTLTYGQLSLNQARKICSLDGIQIVMPDSEFDLLWILASSPDEVLSREVLTQALRGIEYDGLDRTIDNKIVSLRKKLGDNSSTPKRIITVRGKGYLFVPDS, encoded by the coding sequence ATGACCCCTTTTCATTCCTTATTTATAATCGAAGATGACGTAAAGCTTCGCTCAATGCTTGAAGAGTATTTCGTTAAACAAGATTTCGAAGTGACCGCATTTGAAGATGGTACAAACGCAATTGATGCCATTGTCGAACATCAACCCGATATCCTTTTGCTTGATCTTATGTTGCCAGGTATGGACGGTCTGACAATTTGTAGACAGATCCGAGCTAAGTATTCAGGTAAAGTTTTAATGTTGACGGCAAGTGATGACGATTTTGACCATGTAGCCGCTCTCGAGATTGGCGCCGACGACTTTGTAAATAAACCGATTAAACCGAGAGTCTTGTTAGCACGTATTCGTATGTTGCTCAGGCGTAACCCGACAGTTGGACAAACAGCCAAAGTGACGTCGAAGTCAACCAATACTTTAACCTATGGTCAACTAAGCCTGAATCAGGCACGTAAGATTTGCTCACTTGATGGCATTCAGATCGTCATGCCTGACAGTGAATTCGACCTATTATGGATACTCGCAAGTTCTCCTGATGAAGTATTGTCACGAGAAGTGCTAACACAGGCATTAAGAGGTATTGAATACGATGGTCTAGACCGCACTATAGACAACAAAATAGTTAGCCTGCGAAAGAAACTTGGTGATAACTCTTCTACACCAAAGCGCATTATCACAGTGAGAGGCAAAGGCTATTTGTTCGTACCAGATAGTTAA
- a CDS encoding DUF3010 family protein yields MNICGVEISGNDAIVSLLSLSDGVFTIPDCRVAKVSIGDANDTQKMKDFQFSFAKLMQDYKIDRVVIRQRQAKGKFAGGAVGFKLEAAIQLIEGLSVDVVAASEIKERLKRNPLAVPFKETGLKQYQEPAFLVAYACIMNSNE; encoded by the coding sequence ATGAATATTTGTGGTGTTGAAATTAGTGGAAATGACGCGATTGTAAGCCTGCTATCACTGTCCGATGGGGTGTTTACGATTCCCGATTGCCGAGTGGCTAAGGTATCCATAGGCGATGCAAACGACACTCAAAAAATGAAAGACTTTCAGTTTTCGTTCGCTAAATTGATGCAAGATTACAAGATTGATCGTGTGGTGATCCGCCAACGCCAAGCAAAAGGTAAGTTTGCTGGTGGTGCGGTCGGTTTTAAGTTGGAAGCGGCCATCCAATTGATCGAAGGTCTTTCGGTCGATGTCGTTGCGGCTAGCGAAATTAAAGAGCGTTTGAAACGAAACCCACTTGCGGTACCGTTTAAAGAGACAGGTCTAAAGCAATATCAAGAGCCCGCGTTTCTTGTTGCCTATGCATGCATAATGAATTCAAACGAGTGA
- a CDS encoding ATP-binding protein codes for MRRFYIEAFFGLLVFFYASLITYDTIVNQLNTDNEYVLEDLEGAAFRDLLMTISDSQGQEQALIALNDFVDNTTKTLAEFPRSGVPDEVKSHFNNDRAYPFTYYDDERDFWFMLSSVDTIYRIQPDAESYLRKAIEFDDVILLGFILGGFFIYTSGLIWFLSRRINALELATMKFAQGDFNCRAPTSSRLRMGSLNESFNYMANKISYLITSNRSLTNSVAHDLRTPIFRIQWQAEMLQDENLTQQQHGKIASIIEDTEEMEQMVDDLLYFAKVERPDSVLNIERLECNPYLKGIVSKLPKNNTVILDLCTAEDLFVGADGALLKRAINNLLSNALRYAEQNIRLSATMENEEVVFIVEDDGPGIPSDHWSFIFDPFYSVDPSRNKANTGFGLGLAIVKLIIERHGGQVEVGASILGGAKFTLRLHRLSDESDKQ; via the coding sequence ATGCGCCGGTTCTATATAGAGGCATTTTTCGGTTTATTGGTGTTCTTCTACGCGAGTCTCATTACGTATGACACCATAGTTAATCAACTCAATACCGACAATGAGTACGTATTGGAAGATCTGGAAGGCGCCGCATTTCGAGATCTGTTAATGACAATTTCCGATAGTCAGGGACAAGAACAAGCCCTCATTGCCCTAAACGATTTTGTCGACAATACCACCAAAACCCTCGCCGAATTCCCTCGTTCAGGCGTTCCTGATGAAGTAAAAAGCCACTTCAATAATGACAGAGCGTATCCGTTTACTTATTACGATGATGAACGGGACTTCTGGTTTATGCTCTCATCTGTCGACACCATCTATCGAATTCAACCCGATGCAGAATCGTACCTTCGTAAAGCGATCGAATTTGATGATGTTATTCTTCTAGGCTTTATCTTAGGCGGTTTTTTTATCTACACATCCGGCTTGATCTGGTTTCTCAGTCGCAGAATAAACGCACTTGAACTTGCCACCATGAAATTTGCCCAAGGTGATTTTAACTGCAGAGCACCGACAAGCAGTAGGCTTAGAATGGGTTCGCTCAATGAGAGTTTTAACTACATGGCGAACAAAATCTCTTACTTAATTACGAGCAACCGCTCACTGACTAATTCGGTTGCGCATGATTTAAGAACGCCGATTTTCAGGATTCAATGGCAAGCTGAGATGCTACAAGACGAGAACTTAACTCAGCAACAGCACGGGAAAATCGCCAGTATTATCGAAGATACCGAAGAGATGGAACAGATGGTCGATGACCTGCTTTACTTCGCCAAAGTTGAGCGTCCAGATTCTGTATTGAACATAGAAAGACTTGAATGTAACCCTTATCTCAAAGGTATAGTAAGCAAATTACCGAAAAACAACACAGTGATACTAGACCTTTGCACTGCTGAAGATCTTTTTGTCGGAGCCGATGGTGCCTTACTCAAACGTGCCATCAATAATTTGCTCTCTAATGCTCTGCGGTATGCAGAGCAGAACATTCGGCTGTCCGCAACAATGGAAAATGAAGAAGTCGTGTTTATTGTCGAAGACGACGGTCCAGGGATTCCGAGCGATCACTGGAGCTTCATTTTCGACCCTTTTTATAGTGTTGACCCATCCAGAAACAAAGCCAACACAGGATTCGGTTTAGGTTTGGCAATTGTTAAACTTATTATTGAACGACATGGTGGTCAGGTGGAAGTAGGAGCCAGTATATTAGGTGGTGCGAAATTTACTCTGCGGCTCCATCGTTTGTCAGATGAGTCTGACAAACAGTGA
- a CDS encoding LysR family transcriptional regulator codes for MSEQQRDLDFNLLKTFLEVYRLQSITLAAESLKMTQPGVSGALKRLQIQLGADLFIRKGRGIEPTNLAIQLASRVEPAMLGIVEAVSSIREFDISQCYTFHILVNEIALAKLQPLVEQDTSLENISIEFSMVPNDEESLMHSLSMQKADLAVDVNYPNLSSYKTLQVQADELVLIARNGHPRIQGVITQEQYYEEKHITFRMRRSNRYTADYFTKLPIQDRKISAECDSLLTMCALVSGSDCIGSTSRELAIRYADKFGLQVLHQPFETLEMHQYMTWHTRTDTNNAHQWLRQKVSEYMAS; via the coding sequence ATGAGTGAGCAACAAAGAGATTTAGATTTCAACCTATTGAAGACGTTTCTTGAGGTTTACCGATTACAATCAATTACGTTGGCGGCGGAATCATTGAAAATGACTCAACCAGGGGTGAGTGGAGCGCTCAAGCGGCTCCAAATTCAATTAGGTGCGGATTTGTTTATTCGCAAGGGACGCGGTATTGAGCCAACTAACCTTGCAATACAGTTGGCCAGCCGAGTTGAACCTGCAATGTTGGGGATTGTTGAGGCCGTAAGTTCAATTCGTGAGTTTGATATTTCTCAGTGCTACACCTTTCACATCTTGGTCAATGAGATCGCGTTGGCAAAGCTACAACCTCTTGTCGAGCAAGATACGTCATTAGAAAATATATCAATAGAGTTTTCGATGGTGCCGAATGACGAAGAGTCTTTAATGCACAGCCTAAGTATGCAAAAAGCCGATCTTGCGGTTGATGTTAATTACCCTAACTTGAGCAGTTACAAAACTCTGCAAGTGCAAGCGGATGAATTGGTCTTAATTGCTCGCAATGGCCATCCTCGTATACAAGGGGTGATCACACAAGAACAATACTACGAGGAAAAGCACATTACCTTCCGTATGCGCCGCTCGAATCGCTATACAGCAGACTACTTTACCAAGCTCCCGATTCAAGATCGGAAAATCAGTGCAGAGTGCGACTCGCTACTGACCATGTGTGCGTTAGTGTCTGGTTCTGATTGTATTGGTAGTACTTCCCGTGAGCTAGCTATTCGGTATGCAGATAAATTTGGCCTACAAGTTCTGCATCAACCTTTCGAAACCTTGGAAATGCATCAGTATATGACATGGCACACTAGGACTGATACGAATAACGCACATCAATGGTTAAGGCAAAAAGTAAGCGAATATATGGCAAGTTAA